In one Campylobacter insulaenigrae NCTC 12927 genomic region, the following are encoded:
- the flhA gene encoding flagellar biosynthesis protein FlhA → MAKKNIINLVLPWIAPLIAPIVKVKSLTVVAIIIAILAIIIVPLPSLVLDFFLALSIAISVLIILISLYIPKPTDLTTFPTMLLIITLFRLSLNIATTRMILSEGHQGPAVVSDIIASFGEFVVGGNYVIGVVVFCILVLINFMVVTKGSTRVSEVQARFTLDAMPGKQMAIDADLNAGLIDEKTARERRQEIIAEANFYGAMDGSSKFIKGDAVAGIIITIVNLIGGFMIGYFQHDMDLSQCASTYTILTIGDGLVSQIPGLITSTATAIIITRASKDEENFAEGSINQLLGEYKTLLIVGFILFIFALVPGLPHLSLGFMALVFLGLGFVIKQVQEGKIHFDTTLSKKNQEIQEKEQAQPQKRSEEEILKEEENKITDILKLEILELELGYGLIKLAESELTERIRSTRRNIAQSLGFLMPKIRIRDNLQLKPNEYTFKLKGVGIASAEIYPDKYLAMDSGFITEPIEGIATKEPAFNSDALWIDASLKDEATLNGYIVIDPASVISTHMSELIKANAAELLTKQEVQNLLDKIKNDYPIVVDDSLKVASIGLIQKVLKALLKERIPIKDMLTILESISDIAEVSKSLDMIIEHVRASLARVITNLYVDEKGNISFYIFDAAAAAKLMEHVQFKDGTYHLMINVAQTGALVEALKAELANVANTRIKPFLLCVEPQLRKFIADICSNFGINITVLSFAEIAENTKFETEGIIKVDDL, encoded by the coding sequence ATGGCTAAAAAAAATATAATTAATTTGGTTTTACCTTGGATTGCACCACTTATTGCTCCAATTGTTAAAGTTAAAAGTTTAACCGTTGTTGCTATAATAATTGCAATTTTGGCAATTATTATAGTACCTTTGCCAAGTTTAGTTTTAGACTTTTTTCTTGCTTTAAGCATAGCAATTTCTGTTTTGATAATATTAATATCTTTATACATACCAAAACCTACTGATTTAACAACTTTTCCAACTATGTTGTTAATTATTACGCTTTTTAGACTTTCATTAAATATAGCTACTACGCGTATGATTTTAAGTGAAGGACATCAAGGTCCTGCAGTTGTGAGTGATATTATAGCTAGTTTTGGAGAATTCGTTGTAGGTGGAAATTATGTTATAGGCGTGGTTGTATTTTGTATATTGGTTTTAATTAACTTTATGGTTGTCACTAAGGGTAGTACAAGAGTTTCAGAAGTTCAAGCTAGATTTACTCTTGATGCAATGCCAGGAAAGCAAATGGCAATTGATGCGGATTTAAACGCAGGTTTGATCGATGAAAAAACAGCAAGAGAGAGACGACAAGAGATTATAGCAGAAGCAAATTTTTATGGAGCAATGGATGGTTCTTCTAAATTTATAAAAGGAGATGCTGTTGCGGGGATTATTATTACTATTGTTAATCTTATCGGTGGATTTATGATTGGATATTTTCAACACGATATGGATCTTAGTCAATGCGCTTCTACTTATACTATTTTAACCATTGGTGATGGATTAGTATCTCAAATTCCTGGGCTCATTACTTCAACTGCAACTGCTATTATTATCACTCGTGCTAGTAAAGATGAAGAAAATTTTGCTGAAGGTTCGATTAATCAATTATTAGGTGAGTATAAAACACTACTTATTGTTGGTTTTATATTGTTTATTTTTGCATTAGTTCCCGGTTTGCCACATTTGTCTTTAGGCTTTATGGCTTTGGTATTTTTAGGATTGGGATTTGTAATTAAGCAAGTTCAAGAGGGTAAAATACATTTTGATACTACACTTAGTAAGAAAAATCAAGAAATTCAAGAAAAAGAACAAGCACAACCACAAAAGAGAAGTGAAGAAGAAATTTTAAAAGAAGAGGAGAATAAAATTACTGATATTTTAAAATTGGAAATTTTGGAGCTAGAATTAGGTTATGGGTTAATTAAATTGGCTGAAAGTGAGTTGACTGAACGTATAAGATCAACAAGGCGCAATATTGCTCAAAGTCTCGGATTTTTAATGCCAAAAATTAGAATTCGAGACAATTTGCAATTAAAACCAAATGAATATACTTTTAAATTAAAAGGTGTAGGTATAGCTAGTGCTGAAATTTACCCAGATAAATATCTAGCTATGGATAGTGGTTTTATTACTGAACCTATAGAAGGAATAGCTACTAAAGAACCAGCTTTTAATTCAGATGCTCTTTGGATAGATGCATCTTTGAAAGACGAGGCAACTTTAAATGGATATATAGTCATTGATCCTGCAAGTGTAATTTCAACGCATATGAGTGAACTTATTAAGGCTAATGCTGCTGAACTTTTAACTAAACAAGAAGTACAAAATTTACTTGATAAAATTAAAAACGATTATCCTATTGTTGTAGATGATTCTTTAAAAGTTGCAAGCATTGGATTAATTCAAAAAGTATTAAAAGCTTTATTAAAAGAACGTATTCCAATTAAAGATATGCTTACAATTCTTGAATCTATTAGTGACATTGCTGAAGTGAGCAAAAGTTTAGATATGATTATAGAGCATGTAAGAGCATCTTTAGCTAGAGTAATTACAAATTTATATGTTGATGAAAAAGGGAATATAAGCTTTTATATTTTTGATGCAGCAGCAGCAGCAAAGTTGATGGAGCATGTTCAATTTAAAGACGGAACTTATCATTTAATGATAAATGTAGCACAAACTGGAGCTTTGGTT
- a CDS encoding Rrf2 family transcriptional regulator has product MLFTKASEYALLSLIYIAKSQDPQDVDTMSNVLDIPKSFLAKILQALAKDNLLKSFKGAKGGFVLVKNPQEYTLKEIINSVEKKSVNVFECSNGVCPSHKSENCSLMPVLVNLQNKIDDFLVSITLDDIIRNNG; this is encoded by the coding sequence GTGTTATTTACAAAAGCTAGCGAATATGCTTTATTATCTTTAATATATATAGCAAAATCTCAAGATCCGCAAGATGTTGACACTATGTCTAATGTTTTAGATATTCCAAAGAGTTTCTTAGCAAAAATTTTACAAGCTTTAGCTAAAGACAATCTTTTGAAGTCATTTAAAGGCGCAAAAGGCGGATTTGTTTTGGTTAAAAATCCTCAAGAATACACTTTGAAAGAAATCATTAACAGTGTGGAAAAAAAATCTGTAAATGTTTTTGAATGCAGTAATGGTGTGTGTCCTTCGCATAAAAGCGAAAATTGTAGCTTAATGCCAGTTTTAGTAAATTTGCAAAATAAGATTGATGATTTTTTAGTCTCTATTACTTTAGATGATATTATAAGAAATAATGGCTAA
- the rpsO gene encoding 30S ribosomal protein S15, producing MALDSAKKAEIVAKFARKNGDTGSPEVQIALLSARISDLTEHLKIYKKDFSSRLGLLKLVGQRKRLLSYLKRKDYQAYTKLIGELNLRDK from the coding sequence ATGGCTTTAGATTCGGCTAAAAAAGCAGAAATTGTTGCAAAATTTGCTAGAAAAAATGGTGATACAGGTTCACCAGAAGTTCAAATCGCTCTCTTAAGTGCTAGAATTTCGGATTTAACAGAACATTTGAAAATTTATAAAAAAGATTTTTCGTCTCGTTTAGGCTTACTAAAACTTGTAGGTCAAAGAAAAAGATTACTTTCTTATCTTAAAAGAAAAGATTATCAAGCTTACACAAAACTAATCGGCGAATTAAATTTAAGAGATAAATAA
- a CDS encoding RsmB/NOP family class I SAM-dependent RNA methyltransferase: protein MALFNLELTLNDLYTSDQKYKILQSFNCDKNINIFRNSLVVNSHDLECVLSDEKILFNKIDEFCYEIPYEYKSKLSSMRAFIEGQFYIQNFSSYLCAKVLDVKAGDEVLDMCAAPGGKSINLANFMENKGYLACCELSKTRFFVLKNNLEKYQVKIAKCFLKDSKIIGKICPLKFDKILLDAPCSTFAKLGFNIEKNTKEIKKISNLQKKLLHSALSALKYGGELVYSTCTFLREENEEVIENALKNLNFDLELLDFELNNVEYIQANSRNFDLSYAKRVLPNNFVDGFFIAKLKKL from the coding sequence ATGGCATTGTTTAATTTAGAATTGACTTTAAATGATCTTTATACAAGTGATCAAAAATATAAAATATTGCAAAGTTTTAATTGTGATAAGAATATTAATATTTTTAGAAATTCTTTGGTTGTTAATTCACATGATTTAGAATGCGTTTTAAGTGATGAAAAAATTTTGTTTAATAAAATAGATGAATTTTGCTATGAAATCCCCTATGAATACAAAAGCAAATTAAGTTCTATGAGAGCTTTTATCGAAGGACAATTTTATATACAAAATTTTTCTTCTTATTTATGCGCCAAAGTCTTAGATGTAAAAGCTGGAGATGAGGTTTTAGACATGTGTGCTGCTCCTGGTGGAAAAAGTATAAATTTAGCAAATTTTATGGAAAATAAAGGATATTTAGCATGTTGTGAGCTTTCAAAAACAAGGTTTTTTGTGTTGAAGAATAATTTAGAAAAATATCAAGTTAAAATTGCAAAATGCTTTTTGAAGGATTCTAAGATTATAGGAAAAATTTGTCCTTTAAAATTTGATAAAATTTTACTTGATGCTCCTTGTTCTACTTTTGCAAAATTAGGATTTAATATAGAAAAAAACACTAAAGAAATTAAAAAGATTTCGAATTTACAAAAAAAATTACTACATTCTGCTTTATCTGCATTAAAGTATGGTGGTGAACTTGTGTATAGTACTTGTACTTTTTTAAGAGAAGAAAATGAAGAAGTAATTGAAAATGCTCTAAAAAATTTAAATTTTGATCTAGAATTGTTAGATTTTGAACTAAATAATGTTGAATATATTCAAGCTAATTCTAGAAATTTTGATCTTTCTTATGCTAAAAGAGTATTACCTAATAATTTTGTTGATGGATTTTTTATAGCAAAATTGAAAAAACTTTAA
- the ruvX gene encoding Holliday junction resolvase RuvX, whose amino-acid sequence MKILALDVGLKRIGIAICFDKKIVTPLNAIIRQNRNQAAREVGKILKEYNIDTLIVGIPKGGSCEEEMQKRIHHFVSLLNFDKEIIFTDESFSSKEAMGLGIANLKKKDGKLDSLSAYLILKNYYGIV is encoded by the coding sequence TTGAAAATTTTAGCTTTAGATGTTGGCTTAAAAAGAATAGGAATAGCTATTTGTTTTGATAAAAAAATAGTTACGCCTTTGAATGCTATCATAAGACAAAATAGAAATCAAGCTGCACGTGAAGTGGGTAAAATTTTAAAAGAATACAATATAGATACTTTGATAGTTGGTATTCCAAAAGGAGGATCTTGTGAAGAAGAAATGCAAAAGCGTATACATCATTTTGTCTCTTTGTTGAATTTTGATAAAGAAATAATTTTTACTGATGAAAGTTTTAGTTCTAAAGAAGCTATGGGATTGGGAATTGCAAATTTAAAGAAAAAAGATGGCAAACTTGATTCTTTGTCAGCTTATTTAATTTTGAAGAATTATTATGGCATTGTTTAA
- a CDS encoding DNA-processing protein DprA: MKFINKIEEFDILSKSPDKIYYKGNLELLKKKKIAIIGSRKMSIYTRNCIFELAKLCKNAGICVVSGGALGVDIAAANAAFPSTIAVFANGLDEIYPKSNKKYIEAIYQEALALSEHDGNYKPKPYDFLLRNRLIVALSEVVVIAQADIQSGSMQSARLALDMKKPVYVLPQRIKESEGTNLLLSQKQANLLHDFSHFVSKFGELNKEPYDELLEFLKIEDNLEKILTKFGDKIYEYELEGLVEICGLKVRSRI, from the coding sequence ATGAAATTTATAAATAAAATTGAAGAATTTGATATTTTATCAAAATCACCAGATAAAATATATTACAAAGGAAATTTAGAACTTTTAAAAAAGAAAAAAATTGCTATTATTGGTTCTAGAAAAATGAGCATTTATACTAGAAATTGTATTTTTGAACTTGCAAAATTATGTAAAAATGCAGGGATTTGTGTGGTAAGTGGAGGTGCTTTAGGAGTAGATATTGCTGCTGCTAATGCTGCTTTTCCAAGTACAATAGCAGTGTTTGCCAATGGGCTTGATGAAATTTATCCAAAAAGCAATAAAAAATATATAGAGGCTATTTATCAAGAAGCTTTGGCATTGAGTGAGCATGATGGAAATTATAAACCAAAGCCATATGATTTTTTACTTAGAAATCGTCTGATTGTAGCTCTAAGTGAAGTTGTTGTAATTGCCCAAGCTGACATCCAAAGTGGTTCCATGCAGAGTGCAAGACTTGCTTTAGATATGAAAAAACCAGTATATGTTTTACCTCAAAGAATAAAAGAAAGCGAAGGAACCAATTTACTTTTATCTCAAAAACAAGCGAATTTGTTGCATGATTTTTCTCATTTTGTATCAAAATTTGGAGAACTAAACAAAGAACCTTATGATGAATTATTAGAATTTTTAAAAATAGAGGATAATTTAGAAAAAATTTTAACTAAATTTGGGGATAAGATTTATGAATATGAATTGGAGGGTTTGGTGGAAATTTGCGGTTTAAAAGTAAGGTCTAGAATTTGA
- a CDS encoding divergent polysaccharide deacetylase family protein, producing the protein MKTINISKILLIFFIIAVGIVVLFYGVLYFQQERQIVKSQDDNSSNEHNITFIQENKEVNIDNNDLNVVLESEKFDFLDKNISEILSLNEKSEDNKTIEQNLNEEQKMSDLSEYAQIEDDIKLDNNITKQKVPDDYVLNNNQHTLIQIKQEKPSLAIIIDDMANSTQVKMLKNTKLKLIPSFFPPDKRHPHTAELAKEFDFFMVHLPLAAIKYDKAELNTLEPNDAREKIFKRIAYIKEKFPNLIFINNHTGSLFTSDEKAMKNLFDAFSEYGFIFVDSKTIGNSKASKLAKVYNQPYIARDIFLDNEDDIEYIKKQIMQVVKRAKDRGFAIAIAHPKKNTFEALMQSKELLQSVQLVYLNEIYK; encoded by the coding sequence TTGAAAACTATAAATATATCTAAAATTCTTTTAATCTTTTTTATAATAGCGGTTGGAATTGTTGTTCTTTTTTATGGAGTTTTATATTTTCAACAAGAAAGACAAATTGTAAAATCACAAGATGACAATTCTTCCAATGAACATAATATAACTTTTATTCAAGAGAATAAAGAAGTAAATATAGATAATAATGATTTAAATGTTGTTTTGGAAAGTGAAAAATTTGATTTTTTAGATAAAAATATTAGTGAAATTTTATCTTTAAATGAAAAAAGTGAAGACAATAAAACTATTGAACAAAATTTAAATGAAGAGCAAAAAATGTCTGATTTGTCAGAATATGCTCAAATAGAAGATGATATAAAGTTAGATAATAATATAACAAAACAAAAGGTACCAGATGATTATGTTTTGAATAATAATCAGCATACATTAATCCAAATAAAACAAGAAAAACCATCTTTAGCCATTATTATAGATGATATGGCTAATTCTACGCAAGTTAAGATGCTTAAAAATACAAAATTAAAATTAATTCCTTCGTTTTTTCCTCCAGATAAAAGGCATCCTCATACAGCAGAACTTGCTAAAGAATTTGATTTTTTTATGGTTCATCTACCTTTAGCTGCTATAAAATATGACAAAGCAGAATTAAATACTTTAGAACCAAATGATGCAAGAGAAAAGATTTTTAAGCGTATAGCATATATTAAGGAAAAATTTCCAAATTTGATATTTATAAATAATCATACAGGAAGTTTATTTACTTCTGATGAGAAGGCAATGAAAAATCTTTTTGACGCTTTTAGTGAATATGGGTTTATTTTTGTAGATTCTAAAACTATTGGAAATTCTAAAGCTTCGAAGCTTGCAAAAGTATATAATCAGCCTTATATAGCAAGGGATATCTTTTTAGATAATGAAGATGATATCGAATATATTAAAAAACAGATAATGCAGGTAGTTAAAAGAGCTAAAGATAGAGGTTTTGCTATAGCTATAGCTCATCCAAAGAAAAATACTTTTGAAGCTTTAATGCAAAGCAAAGAGCTTCTTCAATCAGTTCAGCTTGTTTATTTAAATGAAATTTATAAATAA
- the ilvC gene encoding ketol-acid reductoisomerase: MAVSIYYDKDCDINLIKSKKVAIIGFGSQGHAHAMNLRDSGVEVIIGLKENGVSWKKAQDAGFIVKNVKEASKEADVIMILAPDEIQSEIFNLEIRPELRSGKTLAFAHGFNIHYGQIIPPQDVDVIMIAPKAPGHTVRHEFSIGGGTPCLIAIHQDRSKNSKALALSYASAIGGGRTGIIETTFKAETETDLFGEQAVLCGGLTALIQAGFETLVEAGYEPEMAYFECLHEMKLIVDLIYQGGIADMRYSISNTAEYGDYITGEKIITKESKAAMKSVLKDIQNGSFAKDFILEKRANFVRMHAQRRMMQDSLIEKTGRELRAMMPWINSKKLVDKDKN; the protein is encoded by the coding sequence ATGGCTGTGTCTATTTATTATGATAAAGATTGTGATATAAATTTAATAAAATCAAAAAAAGTGGCTATTATAGGCTTTGGATCTCAAGGCCATGCTCATGCTATGAATTTAAGAGATAGCGGTGTTGAAGTTATTATAGGTTTGAAAGAAAATGGAGTAAGTTGGAAAAAAGCACAAGATGCTGGATTTATTGTAAAAAATGTAAAAGAAGCTAGCAAAGAAGCTGATGTTATTATGATATTAGCTCCTGATGAAATACAAAGTGAGATTTTTAATTTAGAAATTAGGCCAGAATTAAGATCAGGCAAAACTCTAGCTTTTGCTCATGGTTTTAATATACACTACGGTCAAATTATACCTCCACAAGATGTTGATGTGATCATGATAGCTCCAAAAGCTCCAGGCCACACTGTAAGACATGAATTTAGCATAGGCGGAGGAACCCCTTGTTTAATAGCTATACATCAAGATAGAAGTAAGAATTCTAAAGCTTTGGCGTTAAGTTATGCTAGTGCTATTGGTGGAGGAAGAACTGGTATTATAGAAACTACTTTTAAAGCAGAAACTGAAACAGATCTTTTTGGCGAGCAAGCAGTGCTTTGTGGAGGTCTTACTGCTTTGATTCAAGCCGGATTTGAAACCTTAGTAGAAGCAGGATATGAGCCTGAAATGGCTTATTTTGAATGTCTACATGAAATGAAATTGATTGTGGATTTGATTTATCAAGGCGGTATAGCTGATATGAGATATTCTATATCAAATACTGCTGAGTATGGTGATTATATTACTGGAGAAAAAATCATTACTAAAGAAAGTAAAGCAGCAATGAAATCTGTTTTGAAAGATATTCAAAATGGATCATTTGCAAAAGATTTTATTTTAGAAAAGAGAGCTAATTTTGTAAGAATGCATGCGCAAAGAAGAATGATGCAAGATTCTTTAATTGAAAAGACCGGTCGAGAGTTACGTGCGATGATGCCTTGGATTAATTCTAAAAAATTAGTAGATAAAGATAAAAACTAA
- a CDS encoding RNB domain-containing ribonuclease — protein sequence MKELFNQLNYGLNANELTHKNKQIIRELLTCDIIKFYKNKYYLKDGFTFGKIDISNNGTGFLQSFDLNFKKDLLIENKNLKGANYADVVVVKLLPIKKKRPSAKVILVLKRAHETSLVITKKYGEAILGMNIQTGLTCALKASQKSLKALPLGTILKIENNNNNITEVIGHIDDDFIDEKISLALYNKNTIFDTLCENEAKAYGDIVDANMYPQRVDLRKLSFCTIDPIDAKDFDDAIYYDKKEHAIYIAIADVSSYVHAYSAIDKEARNRGFSIYFPHIAIPMLPRSLSENMCSLKPNEDRLAFCFKITLNHDNEIIKEELFESIINSKRRFNYDEVDNYLVKLKDLEDLNWIYELFTITQNLRKKRLKNACEFKTQELRMQLDEFNKLKSTRLEDDTSSHNLIEECMLLANKAAAKLIEVGIFRNHLSPDFKKIDQLLTDLSTLSIDVNSKNNTIELFKDIQTLADELNIRPEVDKLVIKAQKKAEYSSENAGHFGLGFDKYTHFTSPIRRYSDLILHRLLKAKINNDKKLFDYLLLNIQNTCEELSILEREADKVAWDFMDRKFARWAKENIGKKFKAIVIENQNSLQVKLDDKIKGALITIIGSKANLLEHVEIEITQVDIISAKIFGKITNFFQLERSQDV from the coding sequence TTGAAAGAATTATTCAACCAACTTAACTATGGTTTAAACGCAAATGAACTTACTCATAAAAATAAACAAATAATACGAGAATTATTAACATGCGATATTATAAAATTTTATAAAAACAAATATTACTTAAAAGATGGTTTTACATTTGGAAAAATAGATATTTCGAATAATGGAACAGGTTTTTTGCAGAGTTTTGATTTAAATTTTAAAAAAGATTTACTCATAGAAAATAAAAATTTAAAAGGAGCAAATTACGCTGATGTTGTTGTTGTAAAACTTTTACCTATTAAAAAGAAGCGTCCCAGTGCTAAAGTTATTTTAGTTTTAAAAAGAGCTCATGAAACTTCCCTAGTTATCACTAAAAAGTATGGGGAAGCTATCCTTGGTATGAATATACAAACAGGATTAACTTGCGCCTTAAAAGCCTCGCAAAAATCTCTAAAAGCACTACCACTTGGCACAATATTAAAAATAGAAAATAACAATAATAATATCACTGAAGTTATAGGGCATATTGATGATGATTTTATAGATGAAAAAATTTCATTGGCCCTTTATAATAAAAATACAATTTTTGACACTTTATGTGAAAATGAAGCCAAAGCCTATGGAGATATAGTGGATGCTAATATGTATCCCCAAAGAGTGGATCTTAGAAAATTAAGTTTTTGCACCATTGATCCAATTGATGCAAAAGATTTTGATGATGCCATATATTATGATAAAAAAGAACATGCTATTTATATCGCTATAGCTGATGTGAGTTCCTACGTACATGCTTATAGTGCAATAGACAAAGAAGCTAGAAATCGTGGATTTTCCATTTATTTTCCACATATTGCTATACCCATGCTCCCAAGATCTTTAAGTGAAAATATGTGCTCATTGAAACCAAACGAAGATCGTTTAGCATTTTGTTTCAAAATTACACTAAATCACGATAATGAAATTATTAAAGAAGAATTATTTGAATCAATCATTAATTCCAAACGACGTTTTAATTATGATGAAGTAGATAATTATTTAGTAAAATTAAAAGATCTAGAAGATTTAAATTGGATTTATGAACTTTTTACAATTACTCAAAATTTACGCAAAAAACGACTAAAAAATGCTTGTGAATTTAAAACTCAAGAACTAAGAATGCAACTTGATGAATTTAACAAATTAAAAAGTACTCGCTTAGAAGATGATACTTCCTCACACAATCTTATAGAAGAATGCATGCTTTTAGCTAATAAAGCAGCAGCAAAACTTATAGAAGTAGGAATATTTAGAAATCATTTAAGCCCTGATTTTAAAAAAATAGATCAACTACTGACTGATTTATCAACCCTTAGTATAGATGTGAATTCTAAAAATAATACAATCGAACTTTTTAAAGATATTCAAACATTAGCAGATGAATTAAACATACGTCCTGAAGTAGATAAGCTTGTTATAAAAGCACAAAAAAAAGCTGAATATTCTAGCGAAAACGCCGGACATTTTGGCTTAGGATTTGATAAATATACACATTTTACAAGTCCCATTAGAAGATATTCTGATCTCATCTTGCATAGACTTTTAAAAGCCAAAATTAACAATGATAAAAAATTATTTGATTATTTACTTTTAAATATACAAAATACGTGCGAGGAATTAAGTATTTTAGAAAGAGAAGCAGATAAAGTTGCTTGGGATTTCATGGATAGAAAATTTGCAAGATGGGCAAAAGAAAATATCGGTAAAAAATTCAAAGCTATAGTAATAGAAAATCAAAATTCTTTACAAGTTAAATTAGATGATAAAATAAAAGGTGCCTTAATAACTATCATCGGTTCTAAAGCAAATCTTTTAGAGCATGTTGAAATAGAAATTACTCAAGTGGATATTATTAGTGCAAAAATTTTTGGAAAAATAACAAATTTTTTTCAACTAGAAAGAAGTCAGGATGTATAA
- the holA gene encoding DNA polymerase III subunit delta, translated as MYKNQLQSLLNNKNIPNFFLLYGVDNFQIELFVHFIKKKYNFEENLKLYFDEYDFNQAYDYLSSSSLFSSTKLLEIKSFKKIPTKEIKKIVELCQNSPENYFLLQIYDENSKLNDLEKIFNENFCRFFKVNSAKEGIELLALKAKELNIEITQNALFTLFYNFNENLYLASSELNKFSGLNIDEKIIQEHCYSLSTIGFENFFDNMLQKKDLRNDLEKLLDNYNEIAFINALYSNFSRLFKIALYVKSYGNLNLKEILGYIPPTHIAKNLQAQALNIKIPQYKKIFFILCECEYELKKKSKIEKKEFLISNLLHISSILKS; from the coding sequence ATGTATAAAAATCAACTTCAAAGTCTTTTAAACAACAAAAATATTCCAAATTTTTTTTTACTTTATGGAGTAGATAATTTTCAAATAGAACTTTTTGTTCATTTTATTAAAAAGAAATATAATTTTGAAGAAAATTTAAAATTATATTTTGATGAATATGATTTCAATCAAGCTTATGACTATCTATCAAGCTCATCTCTTTTTAGCTCAACAAAACTACTTGAAATTAAAAGTTTTAAGAAAATTCCAACAAAAGAAATTAAAAAGATCGTTGAACTCTGCCAAAATTCACCAGAAAATTATTTTTTACTCCAAATATATGATGAAAATTCAAAGTTAAATGACTTAGAAAAAATTTTTAACGAAAATTTTTGTAGATTTTTTAAAGTAAATTCTGCCAAAGAAGGTATAGAATTACTTGCATTAAAAGCTAAAGAACTAAATATAGAAATCACTCAAAATGCTCTTTTTACACTTTTTTACAATTTCAATGAAAATTTATATCTAGCATCAAGTGAATTGAATAAATTTAGTGGTTTAAATATTGATGAAAAAATTATCCAAGAACATTGCTATAGCTTAAGCACTATTGGTTTTGAAAATTTTTTTGATAATATGCTTCAAAAAAAAGATTTACGTAATGATCTTGAGAAATTACTTGATAATTATAATGAAATAGCTTTTATTAATGCCTTATATTCAAATTTTTCAAGACTTTTTAAGATAGCTTTGTACGTAAAATCATACGGAAATTTAAATTTAAAAGAAATTTTGGGTTATATACCTCCTACTCATATAGCAAAAAATTTGCAAGCACAAGCTCTAAATATAAAAATTCCACAATATAAAAAAATTTTTTTCATATTGTGCGAATGTGAATACGAGCTTAAAAAAAAATCCAAAATAGAAAAAAAGGAATTTTTAATTTCAAATCTCCTACATATTAGCTCTATATTAAAAAGTTAA
- the rpsF gene encoding 30S ribosomal protein S6 produces the protein MKHYEVLFILKPTLTEEEVSAKLDFVKEVLVKNGAQIESVVEMGTRKLAYKIKKYERGTYFVIYFKAPTNLISELERVLRITEEIIRFLIVKYENKKEIAAWEKLSKGIKQQKKEVKANENIEG, from the coding sequence ATGAAACATTATGAAGTTTTGTTCATATTAAAACCAACACTTACAGAAGAAGAAGTAAGTGCTAAGTTGGATTTTGTAAAAGAAGTCCTTGTAAAAAATGGTGCACAAATTGAAAGTGTAGTAGAAATGGGCACTAGAAAACTAGCTTACAAAATTAAAAAATACGAAAGAGGAACTTATTTTGTAATCTACTTTAAAGCTCCTACTAATTTAATTTCAGAGCTTGAAAGGGTATTAAGAATTACAGAAGAAATTATAAGATTCTTAATTGTAAAATATGAAAATAAGAAAGAAATTGCTGCTTGGGAAAAATTAAGCAAAGGTATCAAACAACAAAAAAAAGAAGTTAAAGCTAATGAAAATATAGAAGGTTGA